In a genomic window of Quercus lobata isolate SW786 chromosome 4, ValleyOak3.0 Primary Assembly, whole genome shotgun sequence:
- the LOC115985104 gene encoding F-box/kelch-repeat protein At3g06240-like translates to MSQRKHVPYDIIIISILPKLPIKSIVRFRCVSKLWDSTITSSDFISTHLNNNNNNNVSDHGYLIHMPNVITKEATYSSSSSSSSSLSNPVCLVAFDPKFNKISEYRISSDFSMEFPNIVGSCNGVLCLADSSWNPTYLWNPSIRKFKSLPCLSKHQRVSSGFAYQSETNDYKVIKIYSTSEPYVKRHAELQAEVYTLSSDEWRRVGISLNLIRLKESHSSDTFVSGALHWVAWIKEDFGISRKKILSFDVNNEKFGEIAIPYGGKIHPEILAVIKGNLAFISSEFCYAPGIRYGVWVMGEYGVCESWNKLFTLRLGGFESIIGCTRHGEVIVKTAKTKYDAEFQRGIHFVVVIIDPVTLNEKELIVPHFPTKATTFVESLVLLDENPDKKIS, encoded by the coding sequence ATGTCGCAAAGGAAACATGTCCCATAcgacatcatcatcatcagcatcTTGCCAAAGCTACCGATCAAATCAATAGTAAGGTTCAGATGTGTCAGCAAGTTATGGGACTCCACAATCACCAGCTCTGATTTCATCTCCACCCACcttaataacaacaacaacaacaacgtttCTGATCATGGTTATCTCatacacatgcctaatgttatCACAAAGGAAGCCAcgtattcttcttcttcatcatcttcttcttctctttctaaCCCAGTTTGTTTGGTTGCTTTTGATCCTAAGTTTAACAAGATTTCTGAGTATAGAATTTCCTCAGATTTCTCTATGGAGTTTCCCAATATAGTAGGTTCATGCAATGGCGTATTGTGTCTCGCTGATTCTTCATGGAACCCCACGTATTTGTGGAACCCCAGCATTAGAAAATTCAAGAGTTTGCCTTGCTTAAGCAAACACCAACGGGTTTCTTCTGGATTTGCTTATCAGTCTGAAACCAATGACTACAAGGTCATAAAGATATATTCTACGTCTGAACCCTACGTCAAAAGACATGCTGAGCTCCAGGCCGAGGTTTACACGTTAAGTTCGGATGAATGGAGAAGGGTTGGAATCTCATTGAACTTAATAAGATTAAAGGAATCTCATTCATCTGATACATTTGTTAGTGGGGCTTTGCATTGGGTGGCATGGATTAAAGAGGATTTCGGAATTAGTAGAAAAAAGATTTTGTCATTTGATGTCAACAATGAGAAATTTGGAGAGATAGCAATCCCTTATGGTGGGAAAATACACCCAGAAATTCTAGCTGTGATCAAGGGGAATCTGGCCTTCATTTCATCAGAATTTTGTTATGCCCCTGGAATACGCTACGGCGTTTGGGTGATGGGGGAGTATGGTGTATGTGAATCATGGAATAAACTTTTTACTTTGCGGTTGGGAGGTTTTGAATCCATAATTGGTTGCACGAGGCATGGTGAAGTTATAGTAAAGACTGCCAAGACTAAATATGATGCTGAATTTCAGAGGGGAattcattttgttgttgttataattGACCCTGTAACTCTAAATGAGAAGGAGCTTATTGTTCCACATTTTCCAACTAAAGCTACTACTTTTGTGGAAAGCCTTGTGTTGCTTGATGAAAATCCGGATAAGAAGATTTCATAG